In Aricia agestis chromosome 21, ilAriAges1.1, whole genome shotgun sequence, the sequence TTACTACAAACATCACATGTGTAGGGCTTTTCACCACTGTGGACTAATTTGTGCGTTTTTAAGTTACACCTTTTAGTAAAAATCTTACCacaaacatcacaactataaGGTTTTTCACCGCTGTGTATTAGCTTGTGAGCTTTTAAGTTAGAACTCTTAGAAAATATCTTACTGCAAACATCACAACTGTAAGGTTTTTCACCGCTGTGTGTGAGTTTGTGCATTTTTAAGTTACTTTTTCGATTGAATAACCTACTACAGACATCACAGCTGTAAGGTTTTTCGCCAGTATGTGTTAATTTGTGTCTTTTGAAGCTGCCAGCCTGAGTGAATGTTTTACTACAAATTTCACAACGGAAAGGTTTGACGCCTGTACATGTGAGTCGGTGCTTTTTGAAGCTACTAGTGTAAGTGAATCTCTTATTACAAACATCACATACATGAGGCTTATTACATGATAAATCTGTAGAGATGTGTTTTTCCTGTACTTTATCTTTGGTGCTCGCATTATCGTAATGACCTGGACCTTCCACATATTCCTTTTTGatatctgtaaaaaaaatattttgaaaactcTTTGGGTTCTTAAGCATTTCGCTACGACTTTAAAAACGACTTTTAGTAATGGTGCTTGTTACATCACATCTGGACTGATCTTAAACACATTTCAACTTACACCACTCCTTGATGTCTATTTCAATTTCGATTTTCTTAGAATTGATATGTCCTGCAGTCGACGATCTGTCAGCATTAAATACACTCAATTGTAGCAGTGGTCTCACTTGGGCCTGAAATTGTAATgtcattataattaaataaaggagTTTAAGGTAAACCATAAGACCTAATGTATGTATAGTCTATTTACATAAAAGGCAAGTATGAGGTAGGTAatgtataacaaaataaagtaatataatgtaattaggttttattttcattttattttttattttcaatatgtTAAGGAATCCTTTTGTATGGACTATGGTGCCATTTTTATAGGTCACTAAGCCGATCCTATACATGTTGTATTGCCATGTTTATTGCAATGTTTAAGCCCACTGAATTTTTTTCTGACCTTGTCATGGAGACTTAGTCATTTTCATGCCAATTTAGGACAGCACCCTGTTTTGTATgctattacaaaaatgaagatattaCAGGAAGGTCTAGCCATATCAGAGGAGTTTGACTAAACAAAAATGTTACAAATTACGATAGCATTCAATCATTATTCACatgatattttgaaataaaataaagtattac encodes:
- the LOC121737836 gene encoding zinc finger protein 239-like yields the protein MSDKVCLLCFSFSKASYNIKHTYLQNVYEEISETKIQADSYPLCYICHAKLRKWDQLTKTVQRHNTANQAQVRPLLQLSVFNADRSSTAGHINSKKIEIEIDIKEWYIKKEYVEGPGHYDNASTKDKVQEKHISTDLSCNKPHVCDVCNKRFTYTSSFKKHRLTCTGVKPFRCEICSKTFTQAGSFKRHKLTHTGEKPYSCDVCSRLFNRKSNLKMHKLTHSGEKPYSCDVCSKIFSKSSNLKAHKLIHSGEKPYSCDVCGKIFTKRCNLKTHKLVHSGEKPYTCDVCSKIFSKSCNLRTHKLIHSGEKPFSCDVCGKTFIQNSNLKAHKLKHSGEKPYSCDICLKAYKRKENLIVHKLKHGHDI